A window of the Sporichthyaceae bacterium genome harbors these coding sequences:
- a CDS encoding TetR family transcriptional regulator, protein MVTYDAQATRRRLLDAAYAEFAQYGVAGARVERIGEAAESNKAQIYHYFGGKAQLFEAVCEQAIQQMEAEVPFDPCDLPGYAARLVRLHERRPEILRLCTWQRMERGDGAPNPAGVAYARAQIDAIARAQKNADLPAHFHPGFLLGLVLHLATGWVSVSPEFEAAIDVPDPEERARHVEDAIRTLLSRPAPA, encoded by the coding sequence ATGGTCACCTACGATGCCCAGGCCACACGCCGTCGCCTGCTGGACGCGGCCTACGCCGAGTTCGCTCAGTACGGGGTCGCCGGAGCGCGCGTCGAGCGGATCGGGGAAGCGGCCGAGTCCAACAAGGCGCAGATCTACCACTACTTCGGCGGCAAGGCCCAGCTGTTCGAGGCCGTGTGCGAGCAGGCCATCCAGCAGATGGAAGCCGAGGTGCCCTTCGACCCCTGCGACCTTCCCGGCTACGCCGCCCGGCTGGTGCGCCTGCACGAGCGCCGGCCCGAGATCCTGCGCCTGTGCACCTGGCAGCGGATGGAGCGCGGCGACGGCGCCCCCAACCCGGCCGGCGTCGCCTACGCTCGCGCCCAGATCGACGCGATCGCCCGGGCACAGAAGAACGCCGACCTGCCCGCGCACTTCCACCCTGGCTTCTTGCTCGGCCTCGTACTGCACCTGGCCACCGGCTGGGTCTCGGTCAGCCCAGAATTCGAGGCCGCCATCGACGTGCCCGACCCAGAAGAGCGCGCCCGGCACGTCGAGGACGCCATCCGCACCCTGCTCAGCCGGCCCGCCCCGGCCTGA